One window of the Cryptomeria japonica chromosome 7, Sugi_1.0, whole genome shotgun sequence genome contains the following:
- the LOC131076414 gene encoding maltose excess protein 1-like, chloroplastic isoform X3 — MEADAPILHPKEKYESIFFVNEEAQVVGDGYDGYFHSGYEEKERELYLQWDLMTARVAEFAILPFLLMQFPQIILNAQNLIAGNESALFAVEWTAQLTSLMGNLSLLSYFVNKRERGASIVQAAGVLTTLIVLLQLAIAGAMPLLVFCATAAACLIGFAVNSLNYTNFISDGAWKVWTDILGVGGMYVLTQVVWLTFVPRLPRSKLPGIIAAALLLVFIELANWGWLPAALLSILEGISGWIATLLFIWSPVSQLYSNIRNPANLHGLSVFTILLALVGNGMLIPRALFIRDMMWFTGSSWGSIVQGWAILLSMYLNKAANSFLFWGVTCGFILWLGAIALKDMHAYSLSNPLDPFIELLQGKRKYEISK, encoded by the exons ATGGAGGCCGATGCACCGATATTACATCCCAAGGAAAAATATGAATCCATATTCTTTGTCAACGAGGAAGCTCAG GTAGTTGGAGATGGCTATGATGGCTACTTTCATTCAGGATATGAAGAAAAGGAGAGGGAACTGTATTTACAGTGGGATTTAATGACTGCGAGGGTGGCTGAATTTGCAATCTTACCCTTCCTATTAATGCAATTTCCGCAAATAATTCTGAATGCACAGAATTTAATAGCCGGCAACGAGTCTGCACTCTTTGCAGTAGAATGGACG GCACAGCTTACATCTCTCATGGGCAATTTGTCCCTACTTTCCTATTTTGTGAACAAGAGGGAGAGAGGAGCCAGCATAGTCCAGGCAGCAGGCGTGTTAACCACACTCATTGTGCTGTTGCAATTAGCTATAGCAGGGGCTATGCCCTTACTCGTTTTTTGTGCCACTGCAGCAGCATGTTTGATAGGGTTTGCCGTGAATTCATTAAATTATACAAATTTTATTAGTGATGGTGCTTGGAAAGTCTGGACAGATATTCTGGGCGTAGGAGGCATGTATGTGCTTACACAG GTGGTTTGGTTGACTTTTGTCCCCCGTCTCCCCAGGAGTAAATTGCCTGGAATAATTGCTGCTGCACTACTGCTGGTCTTTATAGAATTG GCGAATTGGGGATGGCTACCAGCTGCGTTACTGAGTATCTTAGAAGGAATTTCAGGATGGATAGCAACACTTCTTTTCATTTGGTCTCCTGTGTCCCAATTG TATTCAAACATAAGGAATCCTGCGAACCTCCATGGGCTCTCAGTCTTTACAATTCTACTTGCTCTTGTTGGAAATGGAATGCTTATACCTCGTGCACTATTCATACGGGATATGATGTG GTTCACTGGTAGTTCTTGGGGTTCTATAGTACAAGGCTGGGCTATACTACTAAGCATGTACCT AAATAAGGCAGCAAATAGTTTTTTGTTTTGGGGAGTGACGTGCGGCTTCATACTGTGGCTAG
- the LOC131076414 gene encoding maltose excess protein 1-like, chloroplastic isoform X2, with product MEADAPILHPKEKYESIFFVNEEAQTQMLQVVGDGYDGYFHSGYEEKERELYLQWDLMTARVAEFAILPFLLMQFPQIILNAQNLIAGNESALFAVEWTAQLTSLMGNLSLLSYFVNKRERGASIVQAAGVLTTLIVLLQLAIAGAMPLLVFCATAAACLIGFAVNSLNYTNFISDGAWKVWTDILGVGGMYVLTQVVWLTFVPRLPRSKLPGIIAAALLLVFIELANWGWLPAALLSILEGISGWIATLLFIWSPVSQLYSNIRNPANLHGLSVFTILLALVGNGMLIPRALFIRDMMWFTGSSWGSIVQGWAILLSMYLNKAANSFLFWGVTCGFILWLGAIALKDMHAYSLSNPLDPFIELLQGKRKYEISK from the exons ATGGAGGCCGATGCACCGATATTACATCCCAAGGAAAAATATGAATCCATATTCTTTGTCAACGAGGAAGCTCAG ACACAAATGCTACAGGTAGTTGGAGATGGCTATGATGGCTACTTTCATTCAGGATATGAAGAAAAGGAGAGGGAACTGTATTTACAGTGGGATTTAATGACTGCGAGGGTGGCTGAATTTGCAATCTTACCCTTCCTATTAATGCAATTTCCGCAAATAATTCTGAATGCACAGAATTTAATAGCCGGCAACGAGTCTGCACTCTTTGCAGTAGAATGGACG GCACAGCTTACATCTCTCATGGGCAATTTGTCCCTACTTTCCTATTTTGTGAACAAGAGGGAGAGAGGAGCCAGCATAGTCCAGGCAGCAGGCGTGTTAACCACACTCATTGTGCTGTTGCAATTAGCTATAGCAGGGGCTATGCCCTTACTCGTTTTTTGTGCCACTGCAGCAGCATGTTTGATAGGGTTTGCCGTGAATTCATTAAATTATACAAATTTTATTAGTGATGGTGCTTGGAAAGTCTGGACAGATATTCTGGGCGTAGGAGGCATGTATGTGCTTACACAG GTGGTTTGGTTGACTTTTGTCCCCCGTCTCCCCAGGAGTAAATTGCCTGGAATAATTGCTGCTGCACTACTGCTGGTCTTTATAGAATTG GCGAATTGGGGATGGCTACCAGCTGCGTTACTGAGTATCTTAGAAGGAATTTCAGGATGGATAGCAACACTTCTTTTCATTTGGTCTCCTGTGTCCCAATTG TATTCAAACATAAGGAATCCTGCGAACCTCCATGGGCTCTCAGTCTTTACAATTCTACTTGCTCTTGTTGGAAATGGAATGCTTATACCTCGTGCACTATTCATACGGGATATGATGTG GTTCACTGGTAGTTCTTGGGGTTCTATAGTACAAGGCTGGGCTATACTACTAAGCATGTACCT AAATAAGGCAGCAAATAGTTTTTTGTTTTGGGGAGTGACGTGCGGCTTCATACTGTGGCTAG
- the LOC131076414 gene encoding maltose excess protein 1-like, chloroplastic isoform X1, with protein sequence MTNSRLETWKISVDARAQGFHLRLRVSNAFNKGWFNRKKSKLFQLSLRANIYGGLLRIKAAASRLLGTLGDQSLNWKNVKWIGEFSFKKKSFRIKGCYVDPTTRPNHRNTSCCFYKSCNPSYGRSFRNIIVTQKKSVHESHNDNSYPKFWEAQLTSLMGNLSLLSYFVNKRERGASIVQAAGVLTTLIVLLQLAIAGAMPLLVFCATAAACLIGFAVNSLNYTNFISDGAWKVWTDILGVGGMYVLTQVVWLTFVPRLPRSKLPGIIAAALLLVFIELANWGWLPAALLSILEGISGWIATLLFIWSPVSQLYSNIRNPANLHGLSVFTILLALVGNGMLIPRALFIRDMMWFTGSSWGSIVQGWAILLSMYLNKAANSFLFWGVTCGFILWLGAIALKDMHAYSLSNPLDPFIELLQGKRKYEISK encoded by the exons ATGACAAACAGCAGGCTTGAGACATGGAAGATCAGTGTGGATGCAAGAGCTCAGGGATTTCATCTTAGATTGAGAGTTAGCAATGCCTTCAATAAAGGGTGGTTTAATCGAAAGAAATCTAAGCTTTTTCAATTGTCTCTAAGGGCAAATATATACGGTGGCCTTCTGAGGATCAAGGCTGCAGCTAGTAGATTATTGGGTACATTGGGAGACCAAAGTCTTAACTGGAAGAACGTGAAATGGATTGGAGAATTTAGTTTCAAAAAGAAATCCTTTAGGATTAAAGGATGCTATGTTGATCCAACAACCAGACCTAACCACAGAAACACTTCATGTTGTTTTTACAAATCGTGCAATCCTTCATATGGTCGATCCTTCAGGAACATTATCGTTACACAGAAGAAGTCTGTCCATGAGAGTCACAACGATAATTCTTATCCGAAGTTCTGGGAG GCACAGCTTACATCTCTCATGGGCAATTTGTCCCTACTTTCCTATTTTGTGAACAAGAGGGAGAGAGGAGCCAGCATAGTCCAGGCAGCAGGCGTGTTAACCACACTCATTGTGCTGTTGCAATTAGCTATAGCAGGGGCTATGCCCTTACTCGTTTTTTGTGCCACTGCAGCAGCATGTTTGATAGGGTTTGCCGTGAATTCATTAAATTATACAAATTTTATTAGTGATGGTGCTTGGAAAGTCTGGACAGATATTCTGGGCGTAGGAGGCATGTATGTGCTTACACAG GTGGTTTGGTTGACTTTTGTCCCCCGTCTCCCCAGGAGTAAATTGCCTGGAATAATTGCTGCTGCACTACTGCTGGTCTTTATAGAATTG GCGAATTGGGGATGGCTACCAGCTGCGTTACTGAGTATCTTAGAAGGAATTTCAGGATGGATAGCAACACTTCTTTTCATTTGGTCTCCTGTGTCCCAATTG TATTCAAACATAAGGAATCCTGCGAACCTCCATGGGCTCTCAGTCTTTACAATTCTACTTGCTCTTGTTGGAAATGGAATGCTTATACCTCGTGCACTATTCATACGGGATATGATGTG GTTCACTGGTAGTTCTTGGGGTTCTATAGTACAAGGCTGGGCTATACTACTAAGCATGTACCT AAATAAGGCAGCAAATAGTTTTTTGTTTTGGGGAGTGACGTGCGGCTTCATACTGTGGCTAG